In the genome of Daucus carota subsp. sativus chromosome 9, DH1 v3.0, whole genome shotgun sequence, the window aaaaccatTTATGGGTGTCATCAATGActttattgtgcctttaatGGCTTTATCGTGCTTTTCATGGCTTTTTGTTCCAATTATGGATGCCACTTTTAATGTCTTATTGACCATTTTGatgatcattttatttaattatattttatcttttactcctcacttaaattttaatttttattgtgccaaaaaaaattaatttttatgtgtctaaccaaaggattttcctttggttagaaattaattaatatttctatattattttattttctatctatttttaatatatatatatatatatagggtcaggttccacatagaaccgcttaaacttagaaccttagaaccacattaatagtcattaaatgaaaataacctaaatgtgttttaaattagtacatatttaaatatacatgtatTCAATTAATGCACATTCCTGATTTTAATGAAACTAACCATATTTAATCAttccaacaaaaaaaatatttgatctttaatttatatatctcatgtgataaaatgatatatacatacaaattaatttatatactgCTGCAGAATCGTGATATATGAATAAATCGAATATAtctattatgatttttttaactcTATTATTTACATATACTGCAACAGAACTCCTACATACGATGAGCTAGAGATTTAtctattatgatttttttaactcTATTATTTACATATACTGTAACAGAACTCCTACATACGATGAGCTAGAGTGtgtatgttttgattttatttattattattttatgtactgcagcagaatctcttgttttgtaatattatatgagttatatatatgtactgcaACAGAAATCTCCtctcttttataatattatatgagcaAGAAATGTACTGTAGCAGAATatcgtgttttgtaatattatatgagctcAATATGTACTGTAGCACAATCTCATGTTTTGTAAtgttaaatgtatatatattaattaattgttattGTAAGTAAGTAAATAATCAATGATTGTTATGATTTGTAATAATGATCTATATATAAGGTAAGGTATCTTAAATAGCatctagttttaatttatatttatatagctAGGTAAATCATGACCATTAAATTCATATTCATCCAATGGCTGTGTGTGGTCCTAagttctaattataatattggttctaatttgaacctcacccgatatatatatatatatatatatatatatataaatttttggttttgctttttattagattttctattttactttaattaaatttatatgtgtgtgatttttgttgatttatgttttgtttgatttgttttttcagGATACTCTGGAAGCTACTGGACTTATGGGTTTTCTTTACTtattcatttaagctttattgtctaagcgtccggagttatgcttgcatgactttcggttagatgataaactttcttgaaagaaagaaatcccTGATGCGGTTTATTacatttcgatacaattcatctacgtgTACGTagactttacaaaaaaaaaaaaacaagagctttttattgttaattttttttaaaataaagacaatttatgatgataaaaaaaacatgagttaataagaaaatataaccaaatatatatatgtttgcgTATTATAAGGGCATGCTTGTTTGGGAGAACCAACTCCCGCTTCTGGCTTCTACTTtccttgacccgtttgtgtaaggAAGCAGAAacatttttaagaagctgagaatactaacttctctctcacagcttctgcttcttttccaaacactttattaacttatttacttctcagtTCTACTCCAATCTTCAATGTAAgaagtcacttattttaagttaactCAAACGGTCCCTAAATAGTATTCTCTCTATCCTCTGAGGTAATATACATCGCGCGGGACGGGACCGCggcacacactttaatgctCCCGTAAAAGGTAATATACATCGCGGGACAAGACCGCGGCACACACTTTAATGGTCCCGTAAATTATAGTCATGtggcttatttttaaaataaaaatttaacatcaaaatttctattcagaaaaaaaaaagaatttcaaaataagCTATAGAACTGCAATCTAGTAGGTGCCATCAAAAAAAGGATCACGCTTTTTGGGTCGGGTCGTTTCATTGGATTCGGATCCGGTATCCTGGTTTATTCACGATAAGTCGATAACTATAACTACAAAAAGAAAACGTATCATGAATACTATTATGTTTTTTCTAGTATGCAAAGGGTTTCAGGAAGCTTAGGTTATCAATTTCAAGCTCTGTTTCGTTATTATCATCGTCTTTCTGGGTAAGGCTGTTTGCTCTATCCATGTTTTCACCTTTGCTGTCACTAGTTGCTTGATCAAAAATGTACACATCTTCTTGTTTTATCTGCATGCATAGCCTTGTTGTTTATTTAGGGGAGAATATTATAGATTACGCTAGCCTAAACTCCGATCCCGACTGATTTCAACTTTTATAGCTCATTAGATATTTTGGATAATCCTAAGCCCCGCATCCTCTTAAATTCAAGTTGAGCCACCGCAAACTAAACTTATTTAGCTTGATCAAGAACTTATTTCGGGAGAAAGATTCAATTACGTGATATTTTGGTATTAAGTATTGTATATGTGTTTAATGTTCTTTATTTGCAGAAATAGATAacttattttctgaaaaaaagtACAAGTTACAtattttttcccaaaaataAGCTAAAATAAGATAAGTCAAACGAGATAAAATAATAGAAGGGAATTTTGAAGGATTGTATtgacaattataattttttttgataaaatcagTCACCAAGTAACTTCCCAAGACACATTCCAACCAGAGAAGGCAAGCAGCAACAGATCATTTATTGATTTCAGTTATAACTACTATGAATGCTGCACAAAATAGTTGATTgtaataaaataagaaatgagATAATTTAAATTGCTGATAACTTGAGCAGTTATCTGTTGTCGCTGCACTGGATTCTTTGTGCTATGAAATTTATACTCATGAACGGTGTAATATTTGACTGCAGGGTAGCACTGAGGGCTCGTACTTTGAGATTTTGGAGCTGGTGGGAATAGAACTTATAAGGTTAGCAGTTTTAGAAAGACACAATTTATTTAATAGTGTAGCAATGGGAACGTCAtccaatataattcatattaagAGGCAATTCACTGTGGAAGGAAGGATATGGGAGCCTCCAGTTAGATCCCGCATGATTGATGATAGTAACTTAAGAAGAATACCTGATAATGATAGGATTAGCAATTTACCCGCAGAGTTGATACATTGTATTTTAGCACATCTGCCTATTCATGATGTGGCAAGAACAAGTGTTTGGTCAAGACTGTGGAGGAATTTATGGAAAATGCACCCCTTATTAATTCTTGATCAGCAATTTTTCTTGACATTGAGATTCAAGAAAACTAAGGACACAATTTTATCTGCATTTTCAGCAGCCATCAACATGATTCTTTTGTCCCACACCGGCCCCATtttagtctttaaactctttatTCCACCAAACCTTGATATGTGTTACATCCATTTGTGGATTAAGCACTTATCCTTTAAGGGTATTAGGACATTAGTACTTTATAACTCGGAAACTAGTCCCCTCTCgagtccctctcatttgtttgatTGTTCAGAGTTGAATCAGGCAACACTTTCTAAGCAGACTTCCCATTTTGAATGCTTCGCTAATCTGACTACAGTTTTCCTTGTTGAGATTCCAATTTCTGCTGGCATGTCATTTGGGACTCAACTCCAGAAATTGTATATGGTAAAATGTACAGGAATTGAACATCTGGCATGCCAACTTACAAAGAATGACAATCTCAGAACACTTAGTATCTATCTAAGTGATACAGTTGATTTGGGATGGATCGAGTGCATAAAAGAACTGGAAAGCTTTGGTCTTTTTTTACCTTCTGCAGATTTCCACATCAACAACTCTGTCTATTTGACTGACCTTCTTAGTAATAGCCCTAGAGTCAACACTCTTCAACTCAATGGTTTCACCCTTGAGGTAACATGATttcaacaaaattaatttaataatcttgtcttataacatacatatatttatgtcaAGAATACCATGCTGGGTTCGTGGCTTACACTCGATGTACTCGATGTACTGTTTAAAAATATAGGTGTTGGGACGAGGTCCTTCTGTTTTGGAGGGGCTTACAATGAAGATGGTAAACCTTAAGAATCTGAGCTTGTATAGACTGGGATATAACATGCGTCAGGTCTTGACATGTCTTTGTCTGATCAGAAATCTTCCACGCTTGCAAGATCTTTTCATAGGACTGGTAAGAACTAGACAACCTTgtaatttagtaaaaaaaacaaaactaaaccTTGTTTTAAGAAATGTGGTAAACTAAATGCATCTTTTAAGAGATGCTCAGGAAGTCAGGATGTATCTGAAAATGTGTTTATGTATTTAATTGAATGTTGTAGGCTGAAATTCTAATATGCCTGAATATAAAGCTTAGATTGAATAATTTCTTTTGCAGGATCTTGAAGTGAAGAGCTCTGATCTTGCAGAATCGACAATCGAACATCATTTGAAATCACTAGATTGGTCGGACGTGTTTCTTTACCAACTTGAAGCTGTTAAAATAAGTGGTGTTGATGGTTCAAGATCCGCGCTACATTTAATAGAGCTTATACTTGCATCTGCCCCATCGCTTAGAGTGATGTCACTTTTCCGCAGCAAGACAGTAAGTGATCCCAGAGAAAAGTTGAGAATAGAACAGGAGCTGTGCCTGCTACCTAGAAAATCCAAGGCTGCACAACTTTTCTggatataatttcttttcttcttatataatttttttggcaCCTGAAATCAGAAGGGTTGTTCGGGTATTAGTGTCCTGGAGATGTATTATAAACTACAAAATCAAAGTTTGAATCACTAAAAGGGATATCCTGGAAGCAAGTTATCTTACTAAATAAGATGTTGGAGGAAGGTTATCGATTCCGATCTTCGTTTTGATTCACCAGCATC includes:
- the LOC108201515 gene encoding F-box/LRR-repeat protein At3g26922 produces the protein MGTSSNIIHIKRQFTVEGRIWEPPVRSRMIDDSNLRRIPDNDRISNLPAELIHCILAHLPIHDVARTSVWSRLWRNLWKMHPLLILDQQFFLTLRFKKTKDTILSAFSAAINMILLSHTGPILVFKLFIPPNLDMCYIHLWIKHLSFKGIRTLVLYNSETSPLSSPSHLFDCSELNQATLSKQTSHFECFANLTTVFLVEIPISAGMSFGTQLQKLYMVKCTGIEHLACQLTKNDNLRTLSIYLSDTVDLGWIECIKELESFGLFLPSADFHINNSVYLTDLLSNSPRVNTLQLNGFTLEVLGRGPSVLEGLTMKMVNLKNLSLYRLGYNMRQVLTCLCLIRNLPRLQDLFIGLDLEVKSSDLAESTIEHHLKSLDWSDVFLYQLEAVKISGVDGSRSALHLIELILASAPSLRVMSLFRSKTVSDPREKLRIEQELCLLPRKSKAAQLFWI